One genomic window of Pagrus major chromosome 22, Pma_NU_1.0 includes the following:
- the gpr132b gene encoding probable G-protein coupled receptor 132b, whose protein sequence is MHEVLPTESFTLMTNTSLMPCEPPYDDGRLPLVLLYSTVLAVGLPANLLTVYLTWLQVRRKNVLGVYLLSLSLCDLTYLGTLPLWAYYVSAGHWWPWSSAACKLTGYIFFNNMYISIFLLCCISCDRFVAVVYSVESRGIRRQRFAFFISVAITLLVAVGHIPVFTMREGNAAEGDRRCFEPSQSSPMVTGFNYARFVVGFLIPLLVLVVTNRSILANVQRSTGLRREQKERVRWLAVAVVVLFLACFAPYHVILLVRAVIFHFPRLEDGTCLFERTMYTPYTISLGLSTVNSAVNPILYVLSSDNIRKELSRGLAQVCDRAHLRPRSDSSQNKIQPTKNSSELMAVTETERHQGGKPPGT, encoded by the coding sequence ATGCACGAGGTGCTGCCAACAGAGAGCTTCACTCTGATGACCAACACGAGTTTGATGCCGTGTGAGCCTCCGTATGATGATGGCCGCCTGCCGCTGGTGCTACTGTACAGCACGGTGCTGGCTGTGGGTCTTCCTGCTAACCTGCTGACTGTCTACCTCACCTGGCTGCAGGTGCGCAGGAAGAACGTGCTGGGCGTCTACCTGTTGAGCCTGTCGCTGTGTGACCTCACCTACCTGGGCACTCTGCCACTGTGGGCGTACTACGTCAGCGCAGGTCACTGGTGGCCGTGGAGCTCGGCCGCCTGCAAGCTAACAGGCTACATCTTCTTCAACAACATGTACATCAGCATCTTCCTGCTGTGCTGCATCTCCTGCGACCGCTTTGTCGCCGTTGTCTACAGCGTGGAGTCCCGCGGCATCCGCCGGCAGCGCTTTGCCTTCTTCATCTCTGTCGCCATCACGCTGCTGGTTGCTGTTGGCCATATCCCCGTCTTCACCATGAGGGAAGGCAATGCCGCCGAGGGCGACCGCCGCTGCTTCGAGCCGAGTCAGAGCAGCCCCATGGTGACGGGCTTCAACTATGCGCGCTTTGTGGTCGGCTTCCTGATCCctctgctggtgctggtggtgacAAACCGCAGCATCCTGGCCAACGTGCAGCGCAGCACGGGGCTGCGGCGGGAGCAGAAAGAGCGTGTCCGCTGGCTAGCGGTGGCAGTGGTGGTGCTGTTCCTGGCGTGCTTTGCCCCGTATCACGTCATCCTGCTGGTCCGAGCTGTCATCTTCCACTTCCCCCGACTGGAAGACGGCACCTGTCTGTTCGAGAGGACCATGTACACGCCGTACACCATCTCCCTCGGCCTGTCCACTGTCAACAGCGCCGTCAACCCCATCCTCTACGTCCTGTCCAGTGACAACATCCGCAAAGAGCTGAGCCGAGGCCTCGCTCAGGTCTGTGACCGAGCACACCTGAGACCACGATCTGACAGCAGCCAGAACAAGATCCAGCCCACCAAGAACTCATCAGAGCTGATGGCAGTGACGGAGACTGAGAGACACCAGGGAGGAAAACCACCAGGAACCTGA
- the LOC141018302 gene encoding activator of 90 kDa heat shock protein ATPase homolog 1-like, giving the protein MAKWGEGDPRWIVEERADATNVNNWHWTERDVSSWSSECLRQLLLGVRVEGAEGVCQLTDISKLDGEASINNRKGKLIFLYEWQLRANWLGTSGAGVKFRGTVDVFNLSDENDMDDLDISVSLSKDQPNTPLLDLMKKRGVQEVRKVLGNYVCQLKSEFSQGMILPTADGPKKPHPDAKKTQIQTTKTQTSPAPRCSSGPAPCSSGVRISTCSFNLKETFQTSPDELYRTFINQEFVQVFTRSAAVVDGHRGGRFQLLDGNVNGEFTQLVPDQRIEMRWRFRTWPSEHYATVSLELEDRGDETELRMECRGVPVGEEESTREGWTRFYFQAIKQTFGY; this is encoded by the exons ATGGCTAAATGGGGTGAAGGAGATCCTCGATGGATCGTTGAGGAGAGAGCCGACGCCACCAACGTCAACAACTGGCACTG GactgagcgtgatgtcagcaGTTGGTCATCAGAGTGCCTCCgtcagctgctgctgggggTGCGGGTGGAGGGGGCGGAGGGCGTCTGTCAGCTGACCGACATCTCCAAACTGGACGGAGAAGCTTCGATCAACAACCGCAAAGGAAAACTCATCTTCCTCTACGAGTGGCAGCTGAGAGCCAACTGGCTCG GGACGTCCGGCGCTGGAGTGAAGTTCAGAGGAACTGTTGATGTGTTCAACCTGTCAGACGAGAACGACATGGACGACCTTGAT atctcagtgtctctgagtAAAGACCAGCCCAACACACCACTCCTGGACCTCATGAAGAAGAGAGGCGTTCAGGAGGTCCGGAAGGTTCTGGGCAACTATGTCTGCCAGCTCAAATCAG aGTTCAGTCAGGGGATGATCCTTCCCACCGCAGACGGACCGAAGAAGCCTCATCCTGATGCCAAGAAGACCCAGATCCAGACCACTAAAACTCAG ACAAGCCCCGCCCCCAGGTGCTCATCTGGTCCAGCCCCTTGTTCATCAGGTGTCCGTATCTCAACCTGCAGCTTCAATCTGAAGGAAACCTTCCAAACATCACCTGATGAGCTCTACAGGACCTTCATCAACCAGGAG TTCGTCCAGGTGTTTACACGCTCGGCGGCTGTGGTAGACGGTCACCGTGGGGGGCGGTTCCAGCTTTTGGATGGGAATGTCAACGGAGAGTTTACACAGCTG GTACCGGACCAAAGGATTGAGATGAGGTGGCGGTTCAGGACGTGGCCCAGCG AGCACTATGCCACCGTCAGTCTGGAGCTGGAGGACCGAGGAGACGAGACGGAGCTGAGGATGGAGTGTCGAGGAGTCCctgtgggggaggaggagtcCACCAGGGAGGGCTGGACCCGGTTCTACTTCCAGGCCATCAAACAGACATTTGGATACTGA
- the vipas39 gene encoding spermatogenesis-defective protein 39 homolog, producing the protein MMKSKADEEDYWNSSKFKAFTFDDEDDEFSRLKESKQAVNSIRRLVEEDDDEDDVEKVSWSGEPIGSISWSVRETAASNQRTDRDPAFPKINTDTPSISKSNSGYSLSSLFKGKTKGGNFQSFTDSLSDSSVRLYAPELRKPKSEYKDYVSDWSPEETVQRMQQGKAVSLEKFRSLQDKLLLLDFAVSAHDGNVITAVLIYLKRTLSKEVLFRELESRQTALRHFIHYLTETRDQRLLLELLRSLGRSEDMALLQYKEHLSIADENKRRDFLKSCVGLPFSAEDSAHVQDHFTLLERQIIIEATDRQAERGGKVEIFQKFPRRASILNMPLVTTLYYCCFYHYPESEGTYSSPLNIRQTFKISEKQYFVTALAARAKLKAWLDVDALFTSRNWLGFTRKKSPLSFQRVVDILQKNSAPTQVLQDYVALVDDAELRISLAQKHRCHDIVINTYRDLKDRQLLLGYRGKVERGSAEERKIDELLNNLQIRWKN; encoded by the exons ATGATGAAGAGTAAAGCAGATGAGGAAGACTACTGGAACAGCTCCAAGTTCAAAGCTTTCACCTtcgatgatgaagatgatgagttCAGCAGG TTAAAAGAATCGAAGCAGGCCGTGAACAGCATCCGTCGCCTGGTGGAGGAGGACGATGATGAAGACGACGTGGAGAAGGTCAGCTGGAGCGGAGAGCCTATTGGAA GTATCTCCTGGTCGGTCAGAGAGACGGCAGCGTCCAATCAGAGGACAGATAGAGACCCTGCCTTCCCCAAAATCAACACTGACACACCGAGCATCAGCAAGAGTAACTCTGGGTACTCTCTGAGCTCTCTGTTCAAAG ggaAAACTAAAGGAGGAAACTTCCAGTCGTTCACTGACT CGCTCAGTGATTCGTCTGTCAGGCTCTACGCACCAGAACTCCGAAAACCAAAATCTGAATACAAG GATTATGTCAGTGATTGGTCGCCTGAGGAGACGGTCCAGAGAATGCAGCAGGGAAAG GCTGTGTCTCTGGAGAAGTTTCGGTCTCTTCAggacaaactgctgctgctcgaTTTCGCCGTCAGCGCACACGATGGAAACGTCATCACTGCT gtCTTAATTTATCTAAAGAGAACTCTGAGCAAAG AGGTTCTGTTCCGGGAGCTGGAGTCCAGACAGACGGCTCTGAGACATTTCATCCACTACCTGACCGAGACCAGAGATCAGCGGCTGCTACTGGAGCTGCTCAG GTCTCTGGGCCGGTCGGAGGACATGGCG CTGCTACAATATAAAGAACACCTGAGTATCGCTGATGAAAACAAGAGGCGGGACTTCCTGAAGAGCTGTGTCGG tctTCCGTTTTCTGCAGAAGATTCAGCTCATGTTCAGGATCACTTTACCCTGCTGGAGAGACAGATCATCATCGAG GCAACAGACCGGCAGGCTGAGCGTGGAGGGAAGGTAGAAATCTTCCAGAAGTTTCCCAGAAGAGCTTCAATCCTCAACATGCCGCTGGTCACAACACTGTACTACTGCTGCTTCTACCACTACCCTGAGTCTGAG ggAACCTACAGCAGTCCGTTGAACATCCGTCAGACCTTCAAG atCTCAGAAAAGCAGTACTTTGTGACGGCGTTGGCGGCTCGGGCGAAGCTGAAAGCGTGGTTGGACGTGGACGCTCTGTTCACCAGCAGGAACTGGCTCGGCTTCACTAGGAAGAAATCACCACTCAGCTTCCAACGCGTCGTCGACATCCTGCAGAAAAACTCCGCTCCAACACAA GTGCTGCAGGACTACGTAGCGCTGGTCGATGACGCGGAGCTCAGGATCAGTTTGGCTCAGAAACATAGATGTCACGACATCGTCATTAAT ACGTACCGGGACCTGAAGGACAGGCAGCTGTTGCTGGGATACCGGGGGAAGGTGGAGAGAGGATCGGCGGAGGAGAGGAAGATCGACGAGCTGCTCAACAAcctg CAAATCCGGTGGAAGAACTGA